A portion of the Equus quagga isolate Etosha38 chromosome 17, UCLA_HA_Equagga_1.0, whole genome shotgun sequence genome contains these proteins:
- the LRRC56 gene encoding leucine-rich repeat-containing protein 56 isoform X2: protein MERRCSSGPCPGRRRGTPRPRGPRRQRDLGTSLGHLQVLWLARCGLTDLDGIGSFPALKELYISYNNISDLSPLCLLEQLEVLDLEGNSVEDLGQVRYLQLCPQLATLTLEGNLVCLQPSSGPSNKVPPGYNYRVEVRKLIPQLQVLDEAPATHTGLPASWTLDRDWHMVKEAIKEGGVLDGLLPRLDHPHGAPIRRLSPELSLSETQPQAPRFWPLSPLVPGGPLSEGLLPKDPAPEGDASNLTHGAGRVLCGNPTKGLRERRHQSQAWAPPEQLPPRRPEDLAASASTPEPDPLDDHDLLSWAGLRAWRELSLRCLESQQEGATTPQCPRRGPEEQRDQAGPKTSPSPLSPTPEPSRPSGWNLIPSPPKVPMPPDSGSTSWGSADLRFRRRRLRALGSVGPGLGQGLAAVTTLRALEMASGSSPQAQGCLGPKPVPDPAARPPGLRCMPHLNPITPAQSHL from the exons ATGGAAAGGAGATGCAGCAGTGGGCCCTGCCCTGGCAGGAGACGTGGGACACCCCGGCCGAGAGGACCCCGCAGGCAGag AGACCTGGGCACCTCCCTAGGCCACCTGCAGGTGCTGTGGCTGGCTCGCTGTGGCTTGACCGACCTGGATGGCATCGGCTCCTTCCCGGCCCTCAAG GAACTCTATATCTCCTACAACAACATCTCGGACCTGAGCCCACTGTGCCTGCTCGAGCAGCTGGAGGTGCTAGACCTGGAGGGCAACAGCGTGGAGGACCTGGGGCAGGTGCGGTACCTGCAGCTGTGTCCGCAGCTGGCCACACTCACCCTGGAGGGCAACCTGGTGTGCCTGCAGCCAAGCTCTGGCCCCTCCAACAAG GTGCCCCCAGGCTACAACTACCGAGTGGAGGTGAGGAAGCTCATCCCCCAGCTGCAGGTCCTGGATGAGGCTCCAGCCACGCACACAGGCCTGCCGGCCTCATGGACGCTGGACCGGGACTGGCACATGGTGAAGGAGGCCATCAAGGAGGGTGGTGTCCTGGACGGCCTGCTCCCCAGGCTGG ATCATCCCCATGGAGCCCCCATTCGGAGACTCAGCCCCGAGCTGTCCTTGTCCGAgacccagccccaggcccctagGTTCTGGCCCCTGTCCCCGCTGGTCCCTGGGGGACCGCTGTCTGAAGGCCTGCTTCCCAAGGACCCAGCCCCAGAAGGCGACGCCAGCAACCTCACCCACG GCGCTGGCCGAGTCCTCTGCGGGAACCCTACCAAAGGCCTGAGGGAACGTCGGCACCAGAGCCAG GCCTGGGCACCCCCAGAGCAGCTGCCCCCACGCAGGCCAGAAGACCTGGCGGCCAGTGCCTCTACTCCAGAGCCTGACCCTTTGGATGACCATGACCTCCTGTCTTGGGCTGGGCTTCGGGCCTGGAGGGAGCTGAGCCTGAG GTGCCTGGAGTCCCAGCAGGAAGGGGCCACAACCCCCCAGTGCCCACGGAGAGGCCCTGAAGAGCAAAGGGACCAGGCTGGGCCCAAGACGTCCCCCAGCcccctgagccccaccccag AGCCTTCCAGGCCCTCGGGCTGGAACCTGATCCCCTCTCCCCCCAAGGTCCCCATGCCACCTGATTCAGGCAGCACCTCCTGGGGGTCCGCAGACCTGCGGTTCCGGCGGCGGCGGCTCAGAGCCCTAGGCAGCgtggggcctggcctgggtcaGGGGCTGGCTGCAGTCACCACTCTGAGAGCCCTAGAGATGGCCTCAGGCTCGAGCCCTCAAGCCCAAGGATGTCTAGGCCCAAAGCCAGTACCAGATCCAGCAGCCAGACCTCCAGGCCTCCGGTGCATGCCACACCTGAACCCCATCACCCCAGCCCAATCCCACCTGTAA
- the LRRC56 gene encoding leucine-rich repeat-containing protein 56 isoform X1: MCMDQAWDRAHGPRPSTASVQVQELSWQGLHNPCPQSKDPGSHPGSHSKQLVEEYLSPARLKALARVDDLRLVSVLEMRVDTRENSLGNFGLHLPNLSQLKLNGSRLGSVRDLGTSLGHLQVLWLARCGLTDLDGIGSFPALKELYISYNNISDLSPLCLLEQLEVLDLEGNSVEDLGQVRYLQLCPQLATLTLEGNLVCLQPSSGPSNKVPPGYNYRVEVRKLIPQLQVLDEAPATHTGLPASWTLDRDWHMVKEAIKEGGVLDGLLPRLDHPHGAPIRRLSPELSLSETQPQAPRFWPLSPLVPGGPLSEGLLPKDPAPEGDASNLTHGAGRVLCGNPTKGLRERRHQSQAWAPPEQLPPRRPEDLAASASTPEPDPLDDHDLLSWAGLRAWRELSLRCLESQQEGATTPQCPRRGPEEQRDQAGPKTSPSPLSPTPEPSRPSGWNLIPSPPKVPMPPDSGSTSWGSADLRFRRRRLRALGSVGPGLGQGLAAVTTLRALEMASGSSPQAQGCLGPKPVPDPAARPPGLRCMPHLNPITPAQSHL; this comes from the exons ATGTGCATGGACCAGGCCTGGGACAGAGCCCACGGGCCTCGGCCGAGCACAGCCAGTGTCCAAGTGCAAGAGCTGAGCTGGCAGGGCCTGCACAACCCCTGCCCGCAGAGCAAGGATCCAGGCAGCCATCCGGGCAGCCACAGCAAGCAGCTGGTGGAAGAGTATCTGTCACCTGCCCGACTG AAGGCCCTGGCCCGGGTGGATGACCTCCGACTGGTGAGCGTGCTGGAGATGCGTGTGGATACTCGCGAGAACAGCCTGGGGAACTTTG GGCTACACCTGCCCAACCTCAGCCAATTGAAGTTGAATGGCAGCCGCCTGGGCTCTGTGAG AGACCTGGGCACCTCCCTAGGCCACCTGCAGGTGCTGTGGCTGGCTCGCTGTGGCTTGACCGACCTGGATGGCATCGGCTCCTTCCCGGCCCTCAAG GAACTCTATATCTCCTACAACAACATCTCGGACCTGAGCCCACTGTGCCTGCTCGAGCAGCTGGAGGTGCTAGACCTGGAGGGCAACAGCGTGGAGGACCTGGGGCAGGTGCGGTACCTGCAGCTGTGTCCGCAGCTGGCCACACTCACCCTGGAGGGCAACCTGGTGTGCCTGCAGCCAAGCTCTGGCCCCTCCAACAAG GTGCCCCCAGGCTACAACTACCGAGTGGAGGTGAGGAAGCTCATCCCCCAGCTGCAGGTCCTGGATGAGGCTCCAGCCACGCACACAGGCCTGCCGGCCTCATGGACGCTGGACCGGGACTGGCACATGGTGAAGGAGGCCATCAAGGAGGGTGGTGTCCTGGACGGCCTGCTCCCCAGGCTGG ATCATCCCCATGGAGCCCCCATTCGGAGACTCAGCCCCGAGCTGTCCTTGTCCGAgacccagccccaggcccctagGTTCTGGCCCCTGTCCCCGCTGGTCCCTGGGGGACCGCTGTCTGAAGGCCTGCTTCCCAAGGACCCAGCCCCAGAAGGCGACGCCAGCAACCTCACCCACG GCGCTGGCCGAGTCCTCTGCGGGAACCCTACCAAAGGCCTGAGGGAACGTCGGCACCAGAGCCAG GCCTGGGCACCCCCAGAGCAGCTGCCCCCACGCAGGCCAGAAGACCTGGCGGCCAGTGCCTCTACTCCAGAGCCTGACCCTTTGGATGACCATGACCTCCTGTCTTGGGCTGGGCTTCGGGCCTGGAGGGAGCTGAGCCTGAG GTGCCTGGAGTCCCAGCAGGAAGGGGCCACAACCCCCCAGTGCCCACGGAGAGGCCCTGAAGAGCAAAGGGACCAGGCTGGGCCCAAGACGTCCCCCAGCcccctgagccccaccccag AGCCTTCCAGGCCCTCGGGCTGGAACCTGATCCCCTCTCCCCCCAAGGTCCCCATGCCACCTGATTCAGGCAGCACCTCCTGGGGGTCCGCAGACCTGCGGTTCCGGCGGCGGCGGCTCAGAGCCCTAGGCAGCgtggggcctggcctgggtcaGGGGCTGGCTGCAGTCACCACTCTGAGAGCCCTAGAGATGGCCTCAGGCTCGAGCCCTCAAGCCCAAGGATGTCTAGGCCCAAAGCCAGTACCAGATCCAGCAGCCAGACCTCCAGGCCTCCGGTGCATGCCACACCTGAACCCCATCACCCCAGCCCAATCCCACCTGTAA
- the HRAS gene encoding GTPase HRas isoform X2 yields MTEYKLVVVGAGGVGKSALTIQLIQNHFVDEYDPTIEDSYRKQVVIDGETCLLDILDTAGQEEYSAMRDQYMRTGEGFLCVFAINNTKSFEDIHQYREQIKRVKDSDDVPMVLVGNKCDLAARTVESRQAQDLARSYGIPYIETSAKTRQGVEDAFYTLVREIRQHKVRKLSPPDEGGPGCMSCKCLLS; encoded by the exons ATGACGGAATATAAGCTCGTGGTGGTGGGTGCTGGAGGCGTGGGGAAGAGTGCCTTGACCATCCAGCTCATCCAGAACCACTTTGTGGATGAGTATGACCCCACCATTGAG GACTCATACCGGAAGCAAGTGGTCATTGATGGGGAGACGTGCCTGCTGGACATACTGGACACAGCAGGCCAGGAGGAGTACAGTGCTATGCGGGACCAGTACATGCGCACTGGGGAGGGCTTCCTTTGTGTATTTGCCATCAACAACACCAAGTCCTTCGAGGACATCCACCAGTACAG GGAGCAGATCAAGCGGGTGAAGGACTCAGATGACGTGCCCATGGTGCTGGTAGGGAACAAGTGTGACCTGGCGGCGCGCACTGTGGAGTCTCGGCAGGCGCAGGACCTTGCCCGCAGCTATGGCATCCCATACATCGAGACGTCGGCCAAGACGCGCCAG GGCGTGGAGGATGCCTTTTACACCCTGGTGCGAGAGATCCGGCAGCACAAGGTGCGCAAGCTGAGCCCCCCCGACGAGGGCGGCCCGGGCTGCATGAGCTGCAAGTGCCTGCTCTCCTGA
- the HRAS gene encoding GTPase HRas isoform X1, whose amino-acid sequence MTEYKLVVVGAGGVGKSALTIQLIQNHFVDEYDPTIEDSYRKQVVIDGETCLLDILDTAGQEEYSAMRDQYMRTGEGFLCVFAINNTKSFEDIHQYREQIKRVKDSDDVPMVLVGNKCDLAARTVESRQAQDLARSYGIPYIETSAKTRQGSRSGSGSGFSSGTPVTHQPLPLAWRMPFTPWCERSGSTRCAS is encoded by the exons ATGACGGAATATAAGCTCGTGGTGGTGGGTGCTGGAGGCGTGGGGAAGAGTGCCTTGACCATCCAGCTCATCCAGAACCACTTTGTGGATGAGTATGACCCCACCATTGAG GACTCATACCGGAAGCAAGTGGTCATTGATGGGGAGACGTGCCTGCTGGACATACTGGACACAGCAGGCCAGGAGGAGTACAGTGCTATGCGGGACCAGTACATGCGCACTGGGGAGGGCTTCCTTTGTGTATTTGCCATCAACAACACCAAGTCCTTCGAGGACATCCACCAGTACAG GGAGCAGATCAAGCGGGTGAAGGACTCAGATGACGTGCCCATGGTGCTGGTAGGGAACAAGTGTGACCTGGCGGCGCGCACTGTGGAGTCTCGGCAGGCGCAGGACCTTGCCCGCAGCTATGGCATCCCATACATCGAGACGTCGGCCAAGACGCGCCAG GGCAGCCGCTCTGGCTCTGGCTCCGGCTTCAGCTCCGGGACCCCCGTGACCCACCAGCCCCTCCCGCT GGCGTGGAGGATGCCTTTTACACCCTGGTGCGAGAGATCCGGCAGCACAAGGTGCGCAAGCTGA